In a single window of the Portunus trituberculatus isolate SZX2019 chromosome 1, ASM1759143v1, whole genome shotgun sequence genome:
- the LOC123508358 gene encoding uncharacterized protein LOC123508358 yields MCDGNPSMPFESVSADFFTVAGKSFLVIADRLSGWPVVVPCGADTTATCTIQMFYRYFQEVGVPLRLRTDGGPQFASADFQNFMERWGVHHIVTLPHYPQSNGHAEAAVKLVKHLILKTASSGNIDTEEFARGLLELRNSPNYTGRSSSQHLYGLPLRSCVPAHPESFSADWQSKTEECDRPS; encoded by the coding sequence ATGTGCGATGGCAACCCATCCATGCCCTTTGAGTCCGTCTCCGCAGACTTCTTCACAGTCGCTGGCAAGTCCTTTCTTGTCATTGCGGACAGACTCTCGGGATGGCCTGTGGTTGTCCCATGTGGTGCGGACACCACAGCCACATGCACCATCCAGATGTTCTACCGCTATTTCCAGGAAGTGGGTGTCCCCCTCCGTCTCCGCACTGATGGCGGGCCCCAATTTGCCAGTGCAGACTTCCAGAACTTCATGGAGCGCTGGGGTGTTCACCACATAGTGACTTTGCCGCACTATCCCCAGTCTAATGGCCATGCTGAGGCGGCTGTCAAGTTGGTGAAGCATCTCATCTTGAAGACAGCCTCCTCCGGCAACATTGATACAGAGGAGTTTGCCAGAGGTCTCCTGGAGCTGCGTAACTCTCCCAACTATACAGGACGGTCCTCTTCGCAACACCTCTATGGCCTCCCTCTTCGGTCCTGCGTCCCTGCCCACCCAGAGTCCTTCTCCGCAGACTGGCAGAGCAAGACAGAGGAATGCGACCGCCCGAGCTGA